AGGAGATACGATAGGCGTGCAGTAGAAGCTTTGCGCGGGGTGTTGCCGTATTGCCTGCACCCGGCATCAAGCGGGGACAATGCGCCGTTTGTTTGGCTAAACCGAGATTACAAGCCTTTAGGAGTTTTGCCATTCAATGAATTCGTCACGTATTCTGACTTTCCTTGGATGCACGTTTGTAAAGAAGACCCGCGAATTGCGTTTATTTTGTCTGAATGCAAGCGGTGCAATGCTTTTTGTGACGGGCATCCAATATTCTATCTGTATGACGACGCAACTAGCCCGAGGAGAAGCAAGGAGAACGCAACTAGACTACTTGGAATCATTGAGCGAGTGCTTGCCACAAGCGGCAATCATGTTCCGCAATGCGACATTGAGGGCGATAAAGAATGACCGCAAGAACTAACGGCGCCGAATTCAAGGCGTATTACAACGACAAGAGCGTGTGGCCAGAAGGATGGTGGCACGAAGATGCCATCATCACCGTCAACGGAGCAGACATTGACGGCGCGGACTATGACGAACAATATGACATAGGATCGGTAGGAGACGATGCCATTATCACAATATCCGATGGATGCATCTACAAATATGACGGGAGTCCGCTGACCCTATCAATGGAAACCCACTTTACGCGGTGGCGAAAAGTCAGAAGACAGAGCTCGTCGTTGTCGAGGTTGAGAAGGCGCGCAAGACGGAATTCTTGGAAGCCATCAAGCGAGCTGGCGCCAAGGTCGTGAAATGACAAGCAGGCGCAATCTCTTTCGATCAGTCCTGAATCGACACCCTGAACGGGTCAGCCCTGCGGCGATGTTCCCGTACGTTTCTCAGTGACTCGCAGACCTTTGGGCATTTTCTCTGGTTTGACATGATCAACGCCACCCCTACCGCCACTGGAGCGCTAGGCCAGCTCGGGACAGTCCCTGATACGATCATGATCGCCCCGAGAGCTGCGCCGCCAGCAAGCACAAGATAACCAATCCTTGTCATCGCCTTTGTGCATTGCGTCATCATGTTTATCGCTTCGTGGCAGTGCCAAACAATAACCACCAAAGAACATGCGACCACAGTTTGCAAAAATAGGCCAAGTGTCATTTTTGTGGATCTTTAGAAGTGAGCTTATCAGATGCCAGCAGAATTGCTGGCCCGATCCGAGAGTAAGCGAGAAACCCAATGCCGACAGCTACGGGGTATTGGAGAATGTCGCGCGCGAACTGCGTAGCAAACAAGACCTCTTGTATCTTCACCACCTCGACAGCCAGTGGAGTAAGGAATCCGGCGATCACGCTGGATATGGCGTTTGCCGCAAGTCGCTTTGCCAGAGGTTGCGGGCCGTCCTGGTACGATAGCCACCATAGCCCGCCGACAGAGCCAGCAACTAGATACTGAGGGTGCAGTCCGGTAGCAATACCGAAGAAGGTAAGCCCAGCAGACGTTACTGCAATCACGGCCGCTGCTTCAGCCATTTGCCGTTCCTCGTTTGTTGTTCTCGTTCATAGTCTTGCATTCTACTCCATCGCGCCTATACTTGACTTTCTGCCGACAATATAGCGGAGCCGTTAGCATACGAATGTCGGCTATACACCAAAGGCGCGCAGTATCATCCCGCCGAAGATTGCCACCGCCCCAATAGCGACCATTACCAAAATCCCTGCGCCGTTGATGTCCATGTCTGAGAATCTGAATTTTGCATTCTCTTCATCTTCATTTTTGCTCATGGCTTCAGAGCCTCTCGTGCGTCTGCCCGCATTGGCCTCGATACCGTCTTCAAGAATCTGTCGGCGCCTTCTGCTCTGGCGTCTCGGACCCTCTTCGATACAGATGCCGGGTTGATGACGACAATCATTTTAGGATTGTCCAAGTTCCACTGCCTGACAGCGGCCATCGCTTCTTTGCGCGCTTCCGTATCGCCGCTGAGTATCGCGTCGGAAATGGCTGACGTGAATTCCTCTCGCTTGACTTGGACCATACGATTGTCCTGCGCAATGTCGCGCTTGATCTGGCCGTAATCGGCAACCGCTTTCGGGTTGAAGCCGATAGCCTTGGCGAGCGATTCAAGTTCGTTCGTTGGAACCGTCCGCCTTCCCTTCTCGTCCTCGCCGTACCCGGTCGCAGCCATCGTAACGCCTTTGTCCAGGTTCTTTATTGCGTTAGGAGCAACGGCCATTGCTGCGCGCCATTCGTGGCCAGTGGCGATGTTCTCAAGCGCCTTTGCTACGCCCTGCACGACGCTTGCGGCCGGCCCGAACACCTCTACCGCGTCGCGTGATTTGTCGATGCTAGAGAGCTTCAGCGCCCCGGTGCCGGGTATCAAATTTCCCATGCCAAACCGGGAATGCATGTCTATGCCCATTTGACTGGCTGCGCCTTTGAGAAGAATGTCTGCCGTGCGCTCGCCAAACACGCTAGACGCCGCGTTGCTAAGCGTTTTGCTCGCGTTGGTGCCGAATCCTAGCCACTGGCCGATAGTGTCTATGATGTCCTCTGCATCATCTTCAAACGGCAGCCCACCGCCGCCAGCGGCGAGCAGCAGCATGCCAAGCATAACGGCCCTTTGCTTTGGTGGCATGCGCTTCAGCAATTCAAGGTACATGATGCTGAACTGCTTGAAGGTCATAATGACTGCCCCAGGCGCCCCGCGCCCGACGTTCATCCGGTTCCCTTTGTTGTAGATGCCCTGCGTATCTGTTACCGCCTTTTCTGCAAACTCGAATGCGCTCTTGGTCCCGGTCGCCATCAGATCTTGGTGCGTCATCTTCTCGGCGATCTGGAATGCGGCTATGAACGTCGTCCTGCGGTTGAAGGATTCAGCCATCGCGAACGGAGCGCCCCAGGCCCGCAAGAAGCCATTGGCTACCCGACTGCCGGCGAAGATGTTATTGGCCGCCGTCGCCGTGAGCTGGTGAATCTCTTGGGGCGCAGTTACGCCGTCCTGCTCTGCTCGCTGTAGCGCAGCGCCAAGGCTTCCTGTGATCTTGGCCGGGTCTTTGATAGCCATGCGTGCAGCCACAGCAAGGCGCCTTCCAAGGGCGCCGGCCCCTTCGTACCTCGTAAGGTAGGGGAAGGTCATCATGGGAACCTGCGACAAGTTCACCATTGCCGATGCAATCGAGCCGCCGAGGAAGTTGAAGAACAGATAGCCGCGAATCGCCTGCGCCTCTTCCCTTGGCTTTGATACGTACTCGTACAGCCGGATGGCCTCTGATCCGATGTCGCCGCCGTCCTGCTCTGCCGCCTCTGCAGCTTTGCGCATGTCGCCCATGTGGTAGCTGCTGGACGTATGGCGAGCGTTCGAGACGATGAATTGTGACAGCGTTCTGCGGATGTCTCGGTCGAAGCCTGGCGTTCCTTTCCGGTGAATCAGCCGCTTCATGATCGAACGGTCGTTTGTCGCTACCCGCAAAAACTCCTGGAAAGGCTCAAGGCTCTCCTTGTCCATGTGCTCGGCGAACAACTGCACCGCCTCAAGGTTCATTCCTTCGTAGAGCTTGTACTTCTCCGTGTTGTGAATGCCGGTTGTAACCGTCCATTCAGGATGCTCGGCACGAATTGCCTCTGCTACCTTGTTCGCTTGGTACTGCCCGGATCTTGGCACCAGAGGGACGCCTTCGTACATGCCGAAGAACTGCGTATTGCCATCGTCGTCCTTGGCGGTAACGGTGTGGTCCCCGAAGCGCATCAGCGGAAAATAGCCGTGATCCTGTAGCTGTTTGTTCTTGTCGACGATGCCGGTGATATCCTTGATCGTTTTGTCTATGCGCTCTGACTGCGCCTCTACGGCAGCAAGAAGCTTGCGCATCTGCTTTTCTGCATCTTCGCCAGTGATTCCGTTCTCGCCTTCCATCTGCTTCAAGATGCTCATCTGAGATTCGATAAGCGCTTTTTGTACCCGCGCCTTTTCTTCCTCAAGCTGCTGTATGACTTCTTCTGCCATATCGGCAATA
This sequence is a window from Candidatus Vicinibacter affinis. Protein-coding genes within it:
- a CDS encoding PLxRFG domain-containing protein, translating into MIRLRQTYKLTDRQIKLYREALAAAGTSMDEMAKSVIARHAKQNGIDFDNALDIADMAEEVIQQLEEEKARVQKALIESQMSILKQMEGENGITGEDAEKQMRKLLAAVEAQSERIDKTIKDITGIVDKNKQLQDHGYFPLMRFGDHTVTAKDDDGNTQFFGMYEGVPLVPRSGQYQANKVAEAIRAEHPEWTVTTGIHNTEKYKLYEGMNLEAVQLFAEHMDKESLEPFQEFLRVATNDRSIMKRLIHRKGTPGFDRDIRRTLSQFIVSNARHTSSSYHMGDMRKAAEAAEQDGGDIGSEAIRLYEYVSKPREEAQAIRGYLFFNFLGGSIASAMVNLSQVPMMTFPYLTRYEGAGALGRRLAVAARMAIKDPAKITGSLGAALQRAEQDGVTAPQEIHQLTATAANNIFAGSRVANGFLRAWGAPFAMAESFNRRTTFIAAFQIAEKMTHQDLMATGTKSAFEFAEKAVTDTQGIYNKGNRMNVGRGAPGAVIMTFKQFSIMYLELLKRMPPKQRAVMLGMLLLAAGGGGLPFEDDAEDIIDTIGQWLGFGTNASKTLSNAASSVFGERTADILLKGAASQMGIDMHSRFGMGNLIPGTGALKLSSIDKSRDAVEVFGPAASVVQGVAKALENIATGHEWRAAMAVAPNAIKNLDKGVTMAATGYGEDEKGRRTVPTNELESLAKAIGFNPKAVADYGQIKRDIAQDNRMVQVKREEFTSAISDAILSGDTEARKEAMAAVRQWNLDNPKMIVVINPASVSKRVRDARAEGADRFLKTVSRPMRADAREALKP